Sequence from the Candidatus Methylomirabilota bacterium genome:
CTCGGCTGCGAGGACGCCCCAGTCCCGACTGGTCCGGCCGGCGAGCCGCTCGGTCGCGCTCACCTCCAGGAGGCGGATCGGTCGGTGGAGCCGCTCGCCGAGCACCCCCTCGGCGAACCGGCGCGCCTCGTCGCGCTCGGCTTCGGCGAGCCGATCCGCCTTGTTCAGGACGAAGACCAGCTGATCGGTCTCGCGCGCGATCTCCTCCACCAGGGCCAGCTCCTCCCCGGCGATCGGCGGATCGGCGCCCAGGACGACCAGAGCCGCGTCGACGTGCGGTACGAACTCCCGCGTGACCCGCGTGTTGCCGGTGAACACGGATCCGATTCCGGGCGTGTCGACCAGGCACATACCCGCCCCTGTTCGATGAGGTCGTCTCGGGCCGCCCCCCGCGATCGCTCACCCAGGTTCATGTCGCACATGAGGCAGGGCCCGGTATCCCGGAGCCGGCGCTCCAGGCGCCGGGCCTGCCAGCGCCCGGACAGGTCGAAGGCGCCGAGCGCGCGCCGCATGAGGTCTTCGTAGAGCAGGGCTGGCCCGTGGAAGTATACCTGCCGGAACGCCGCCTCGACGGACAGGGCGCCCCAGGCATGCCGGCTGCAAAACCCCCACGCCCGGCGGAGTCGCTGGCGGACGTCGGGATCCATGATGCTCCCCTGGATGTACCACCAGAGATAGTGGATCTCGCCGTCCGAGAGCCAGCCGGTCGCGGTCGCCACCGCCGGGTTCACCGCCCGGCCAGGATCCCCGGCTCTCCGGGCGAGCCGGAGAATCTCGGCACCCCTCGGCGCCACATGAGGGAGGACTCCAGGTACGAGGGCGGCGAGTCGTCCTGAGCTTTTCGGCGTCCGACGCGCATGGCCGCGTCTCACCCCCCGTGGCAAGGACAAACAAAAACTCCTACCGAAGGCGCCTTCAGTAGGAGTTATCAGCCCTCGTCAGGGGCGGTTAGGGGGCGAACTCCATCGCCCGGGTCCGTCTAGAGACACTTAACGCCATCGGCGGCCGGCTGTCAAGCGGCCGAGGCGCGGCTGCCGTACGCCAGGATCGAGAGCCGCCAGCGACGCCGGCTCGAGCGGGAACACGAAGCCGAGGCCGCAGCGGCGAGGAGGTTCGTCAGCGCGAGCTGGGGGGCGGCAGGAGGCAGAGTCCCTGGGCCTGGATCCCGAGCGCGGTGTTGAACTTCGCGCGGAAGTGCTCGGTGGCGATGGTGACCGCCAGCTCCACGATCTGGGGCACCGTGAAGTGCTGCCGCAGGGGCTCGAACACCGCGTCGGTGACCGCGGTGGGCGTCGCCGTCACCGCCTCGGCGAACGCGAGGGCGACCCGCTCGGCCTCGGTGAAGAGCGCGCCCTCGCGGAACTTCTCGACCGCCTGGAGCTTCTCGAAGGTCGCGCCGTGGCTCATCCCCCGGGATGAGTTGATGTCCATTCAGAACGGGCAGCCGATGAGCTGGGCCACCCGCAGGGAGACCAGATCCCGCAGCTCCGGCGGGAGCTGCCCCGACTTCTCGAGCGCGATGCCGAGCGCACGCGAGCCTCGGATCAGCGGCGGGCAGTGCGCCATGACGAGCGCGGGCGCGAGCGGAGCGCCCCAGAGCTGGGTCTGCTCCGCGAAGATCTCGCGGAGCTCCTCGGGCACGTCGGCGGGATCGAGCGGGGAAATCCGGCTCACGGGCACCTCCCGAGGCGGGGGCCGGCCGGGCCGGCTCGCCCCGTCCATTCCCTCGCGTCATCTGAGACCGAGCGGGCGGCCGCGGCCCGGGTCATTGCGGCCGGATCTCCCGGGTGAACCGAGCCAGGACTTCCTGGGCGCCCTGGACGAGCAGCGCCGTCTCGGAACAGAGCGTCAGAAACTGATACCCCCTCTTGTAGAGCTCGCGGGCCTGGTCCCAGCTCCGCGTGATGTTCCCGAGCGCGATGCCCTGGGACTTGGCCGCCACCTCCACGCGCTCCATGGCCGCCTGCACGGCCGGCGCGCCGGGGTTCCCGAGGTACCCCAGAGAAGTGGACAGATCGGCGGGACCGATGAAAAGGACGTCGATCCCCGGGATCTTGACGATGTCCTCGATCTCGGCCACGGCGGTCGCCGTCTCGATCTGAATCACCACCAGGATCTCCTCGTTCGCCCGCTTCCAGTACTCCGCGGCATGCCGGCCGTATCCCCCGGCCCGGTGGCTCCCGGCGATCCCCCGGATCCCCTCCGGAGGATACTTGGCGGCCCGTACCGCCGCTTCGGCCTCGGCGCGATTGCCGATCCAGGGCACCATGGCCCCGTAGGCCCCGAGGTCCAGCACTCGCTTGATGATGGCCGGGTCGTTCCACTGGACGCGCACGATCGGGATGGCATCGCTTCCCTCGATGGCCTGAAGCTGGCCGAGCAGCGTCTGATAGTCGCCATGGCCGTGCTCCATGTCGATGAGGAGCCAGTCGAACGCCGCCCGGCTCATGATCTCGGCGCTGATCGAGCTGCAGAGGCTGATCCAGGTTCCAGCTGTCGGCTGCCCGGCCCGGAGCGCGCGCTTCACGTGGTTAGTCTTCACCCAGTCCAATTCCGCTCTCCTTCGCTCTTGACACTTCGTGGACAGCTGTGGAATATATCGGCGACAACGCGCCAGGCGCGGGTGGCTTCATCACCCCAATGCAGGGCTGGCGGCGAGGGCAGCCCAGCAGAGGCGGGCATCCGATCCCCTCCCCTGACGGGTGCGATCAATCATGCTCAGCGCGGTACCTCACTATACGCCACCGACCTCGGAGCCGACAACCGCGAGGGCGCATGCGCCTTGAGGTCCTCGGCTGCCACGGAGGAGATGTCCCGAACCTCCGGCTCCCGACGTTCCTCGTCAACGGCCGGGTGCTCCTGGAAGCCGGGGCCGTCACCGCGGCGCTTCCTCTGGAGAAGCAGGCCGATCTCCAACACGTCCTGATCTCCCACGCCCACCTGGATCACATCGTCGGGCTCGCGTTCCTGGTGGACAACATCCAGTCGGCGGCGCGCTCCCGGTCGGTGACCACGGCGTCGCTGGCCCCGATCATCAAGGACCTCCGGACGTACTGCTTCAACAACCGCCTGTGGCCGGACTTCACCGCGCTGCCCAGCGCGGAGGCGCCGGTGCTCCGGCTCGAGACGCTGGTGGAAGGCGAGCCGACCGAGTTCGGCGACCTCTCGGTGATTCCGGTCCCCGTCAACCACGCGGTCCCCGCCACCGGCTTCGTCGTGTCCGACGGGACATCCGGCTTCGTCTTCTCCGGAGATACCGGACCCACCAAGCAGCTCTGGCGAGTGGCGCGTCACGTGCCCGCCGTCCGGGCGGTCGTGGTGGAGACCGCGTTCCCGAATCGCCTCGAGTCGCTGGCGCGCGCGTCGGGACACCTCACGCCCAAGCTCCTCGAGCACGAGATCGAAAAGATGCCCGACGGACCGATCTGGATCTACCACATCAAGCCCGCTTACTACGAGGAGACCGCCGACCAGCTCAGCCATCTGGACGGCCGCGTCGAAATCCTC
This genomic interval carries:
- a CDS encoding dynamin family protein, which translates into the protein MCLVDTPGIGSVFTGNTRVTREFVPHVDAALVVLGADPPIAGEELALVEEIARETDQLVFVLNKADRLAEAERDEARRFAEGVLGERLHRPIRLLEVSATERLAGRTSRDWGVLAAE
- a CDS encoding aldolase/citrate lyase family protein, translating into MKTNHVKRALRAGQPTAGTWISLCSSISAEIMSRAAFDWLLIDMEHGHGDYQTLLGQLQAIEGSDAIPIVRVQWNDPAIIKRVLDLGAYGAMVPWIGNRAEAEAAVRAAKYPPEGIRGIAGSHRAGGYGRHAAEYWKRANEEILVVIQIETATAVAEIEDIVKIPGIDVLFIGPADLSTSLGYLGNPGAPAVQAAMERVEVAAKSQGIALGNITRSWDQARELYKRGYQFLTLCSETALLVQGAQEVLARFTREIRPQ
- a CDS encoding 3',5'-cyclic-nucleotide phosphodiesterase, producing the protein MRLEVLGCHGGDVPNLRLPTFLVNGRVLLEAGAVTAALPLEKQADLQHVLISHAHLDHIVGLAFLVDNIQSAARSRSVTTASLAPIIKDLRTYCFNNRLWPDFTALPSAEAPVLRLETLVEGEPTEFGDLSVIPVPVNHAVPATGFVVSDGTSGFVFSGDTGPTKQLWRVARHVPAVRAVVVETAFPNRLESLARASGHLTPKLLEHEIEKMPDGPIWIYHIKPAYYEETADQLSHLDGRVEILQQDHTYTF